The window AAGAAGACAATATGATGAGCCAGTTATTCATATTCCTTCTTTCGTTTATGACTGCGCATCACAAAAGCGATGGCGAGTATCAGCAATATCCACACCACAAAGAGATAGGCAAATAATTTTGGGATGCCCAGAATTAAGTCGGGGGCACTGGCCATCTGCAAAAAAGGATAGCCTGCCAGTAGCGTAAATAAAACAGCGATAAAAACCAGTTTTGGTTCCCGCTTGCGCTCTTTCATGTGGTGAAGGGTTATACAGTTAATATACGCAAAAAGCACGGAGTTCAAGACTCCGCGCTTTAGCATGTTCACCCAAATTGTTTATTCATACAATTCACCATGATCCATATCGTACTCTCCCTTCATGGCATAGTAACCGAAGATTACAAAGCCAATGGCGATGGGTGTGAAAATGGTGATGATGATAACCCAAGGCAGGTACACATCCTGCGTGGGTTTTTCTGCAATCTTCTTGGCAGCTTCATAAATCAGGAATACAATAGCAGCAGGGCCAAGCAGCATCCAGAAAGGGCCTAATAATCTCTTAATCGCATTCATATCTTTTTATTGAGTGGTGAAGGAATTTATTCGTGTACGTAAACGTTTTGCTCATCGCTTACATCGGTATCAATCTTATTACTCAAGTAGAGTGTACCAATAACCAGACAAACTGCTGCAATTGCAATCGGATACCAGAGACCAGCCAATGGATCACCGGTTGGATTGCTTGTTGTCTTGGAATATTCGTAGATAAGTGTACCAATAAAAGGCACCAAACCGCCAAACACACCATTACCAATATGATAAGGTAAACTCATGGATGTATAGCGAATCTTGGTGGGGAACAATTCAACTAAGAAAGCAGCAATAGGGCCATAGACCATGGTTACAAATAATACCAGGATAAACATATAACCAATAATCTTCCACTTATAGCTTTCAGCTAAAGTGATGGTTTTCTTGGTATCAGATTTAATAGCTTTTGCAGGATCGCTTACTGCAAAAGTCTCCGTCTTTATTTCCTTATACGTAGAACCATCTGTGAATGATTTATTGGTGGTAGTTACTTTCTTCAGCTTGGTTGCATCTTTGGCATCAGGTGTTTCTGTAGTTGCCACTTGTGTATTCGCAACGATCTCTGTTTTTTGTTTCACATCAGCCATATCATACATGGCGTTGAAAATAGGTCTGTAAGAAACAATAGCTACCAACATACCTACCATCATGATGATCTTACGACCAATACGATCACTCAACGCACCAAAGACTACAAAGAAAGGTGTTGCCAGCAACAGGCCGATACCAATCCAGGTATTTACCTGCACATCATTGATGTTACAAGTCTTGAGCAGGAAGGTCTGCGCATAGAATTGTCCGGTATACCAAACCACACCCTGACCCATGGTAGCACCAAACAATGCCAGCAATACCATACGCAAATTGGTTTTATGACCGAAGCTTTCCTTGATGGGGTTTACAGAAGTTTTTCCTTCTTTCTTCAGTTTACTGAACATAGGTGATTCTTTCATCTTCATGCGAATCACGATAGAGACAATCACCAACAGAATGCTCAACAAGAAAGGCAGTCTCCAGCCCCAATCGCTGAATGCTTCAGACGACATAGACTGACGAGTAATCAGGATAACACCCAGCGAGACAAACAAACCCAGTGTAGCAGTAGTTTGGATCCAGCTGGTGAAATAACCTCTTCTGTGTTCAGGCGCATGTTCTGCCACATAGGTTGCAGCACCACCATATTCACCACCCAATGCAAGGCCTTGCACCAATCTGAGTAAGAGAATCACCACCGGTGCCCAGGCAAAATTTTCATAACTGGGTATTAAGCCAATCAGGAATGTGGAACCACCCATCAAAACTAGTGTAAGCAGGAAAGTGTATTTACGACCGATGATATCACCTAATCTACCAAACACCAATGCGCCAAAAGGTCTTACGATAAAACCTGCAGCGAATGTGGCCAAGGTGGAAAGAAAAGCTGCTGTTGGATTGGTTTGTGGGAAGAATTTTTCAGAAATGATAATTGCGAGAGAACCGAAGATGTAAAAATCGTACCACTCAATCAGGGTACCTACAGAGGATGCGCCTATCACGCTCCAGATGCCTTTTTCCACCGGCTTATCCGGTTTGGCACCATTACCTGCCGGTACAAAAGTGGCAGAGAAGCTATTGGTTGTTTCAGTTGGCATAATCGTTATTTTATGAATGAAAGGATGAGGGTTTATAGATAAACTTGGAATTGCAGAATCAGCTCGCCCTTGTTGGGGAGTAGTTTTTTGTTGTTGTCGTGCGTTGGTCTACTTGAATACTGGAAAGTCATTTTTGAATGATGTCCATCTAAGTAAAAATTACAACCGGCATCGAAATAGTGACAGCTATGGTCGAATGCTTCCAACTTTTTTAAAGCATAAGCTGCAAATGGTTGTACACGCACTTTATTGGTTTTGCCTTTGGGCAAGAGTAATCCGGCTTGTGTGTACCAGATATTTCCTGTACCCATAAAAACCCTTGCATCGCCCGGACCTTCAATGGCTTTTGCAGAAGCAGGAATAGAAGGATCATCCGTACCAAGATTCATGATACCCACACTGCGCCAGTAATTAGGCCCGAAATTGTAGTTATACAAAACTGAGTATACCGTTACGGCCATGTGCTTTTGCTTATCACCAATGGGCAAGTCTGCAAATACATCTGCACTGAGGATACTGATGTCGTGCGATTTGGTAACACCTGCTGCAGGAGAACTTTTGGTACCACGTGCATTGTGGTAAAAACCTGCACCAATATTGAATACTTTTTTGGTACCGATATAACTACCTACACGGAAAGGCAGCACATTGGATTCCTGATCAAAGAATTGATAATCCAGATAAGCACCCGGTGCCAGTGCCGGATCACCATTGTTATCGACTGCACGATTCGCACCTGCTGTTGGCGTAAGATTGGTAGCAAATGGTTTATTCAAATGAGCCTGATAATGCAGTTTACCGATAACACCTTTTACATATAGACCATACTGACGTGCAAACTGATCACTGTTTTCAATCAATGGCCAGTTGAAAATAGGGGCATCTACGGTAAGAAAATTCAACGTACTAGCAGAAGTCATGCGAGAGATCCCATGCCAGTAATGCAATCCTGCACCCACATACAATGTACGCTTGTTTCCTTTGCCCGTTAATGGGTCATTTGCAGGAATGACTGCATATTCATTCCAAACATCATGGAAAAACATTTGTGGCTTTTTACCAGCGCCATAAGCACCGGTACCTGTTGTACCCGAACCACCACCATTCAGTATGGTTTGGTTATTGATACCCCAATGTGCAAGAATGAGGTAACGCGGAGAAATTTGTGCCAAAGCCAATGCACGAATACGGCGTGCACCAACATCGAATGTGGATGATTTGGCTTCACCGTTAATTAAAGTACCTGGATTGTTTTGAACGTTGCGGGCCCACATCTGGCTCCAGAAAATGAAGCGGAGTGATTTCTGCCCGTCTTTGTCGAAGTTGATCTTCATACCACTGCCATAGTCAGTACCTCCCTGCGCAGCAGCCTGTTCAACAAGGCTTGTTACGAGGAAAAGCATGACTACTGCAGTCAGACTTTTTTTCATGGTAAGCAATTTGGTTGTTAGAAGGGTTAAGGGTTTGCTTTCGCTTATCGAACTTACCAAGTTGCTTTCCGAAATCTTGCTTTACCGGTATAGTTTTGGTAAACAGATAGTTTTTTAGACTGATTTCAGTCGCTGCCATTTAATCACCATGTATTTATCGCCCAGCTCTGTAATCATCATGCCAGCGTTTTTCAAATTGGCAGCAACAGACAAAAAATCAGTGAGTTCGGTATGATTGAGCACTTTATAAGTAGGTCGGTAATCATGGTTCTCAGGGGCTTTGATTCGGTATTTCTTTACCCAGTTCATCACACTCACATGACTCACACCCAGGATGCGTTCAATCTCCCGATAACTCACCCCTTCAATATGTAATTGTAATGCCTTTATCACATAGTAAGGATCAATACTCTTACCTTCTTTGGCAACTGTGAAATAGTAATGACAATCCTTGCAAACATAACGCTGTCGGTCTTTTACAATACCACTTCGTGTGATGGCATTGCTATTGCATTTGGGACAATTGGGTATTTTCATTTGGCTGTTCTAAGGCGTATATACTAAAATAGCATTAATATACTTATTTAGCAAAATATAGTTTTCATGGCTTGTTCTTACGATTTTTCTATCCGTACTTAGACCTGCCTTAAAACAACGATTGTTATGTCATACCCTTATCAGATCAAGAGTCTGGATGATTACCGCCAGCAATACCAACAAAGCATTGATGACCCCGTGGGCTTCTGGGCCGGCATTGCCGAACACTTTCAGTGGAAGCAAAAATGGGAGAATGTGCTGGATTGGAATTTCAAGGAACCCAAAGTAGAATGGTTCAAAGGTGCCAAGCTGAATATCACAGAGAACTGTTTAGACAGACACCTGGAGAAATACGGAGACTATCCAGCTATTATCTGGGAACCCAATGATCCGGAAGAACATCACCGCATTCTTACGTATAAAAAACTGTACGAGAAAGTTTGTCAGTTTGCCCATGTGCTTAAGAACAATGGTGTGCAAAAGGGCGATCGCGTTTGCATCTATATGGGTATGATTCCTGAATTGGCCATTGCTGTATTGGCTTGCGCGAGAATTGGCGCCATACATTCTGTGATCTTCGGAGGCTTTAGTGCGCAAAGCATTGCTGATCGCTTGTACGATGCACAAGCAGAATATATTGTTACCTGTGATGGTGCTTATCGCGGACAAAAAGATATTCCACTCAAGAGTGTGATCGATGATGCATTGATTGGCAACAGAACTGTGAAACGCGTAATCGTTTGTACCAGAACACGCACGCCTGTTTCCATGATCAAAGGACGCGATGTGTGGTGGGAAGATGAACTGAAAAAAATAGAAACCCTAGGTCTGCACGATTTTGAAGCAGAACCCATGGATGCAGAAGACCCGCTCTTCATTCTATACACTTCGGGTTCAACTGGCAAACCAAAAGGTGTGGTGCATGCATGCGCTGGATACATGATCTATACCAACTACACATTTGTAAACGTATTTCAATACCAGCCGGGTGATATTCATTTCTGCACGGCGGATATCGGTTGGATTACAGGACACAGCTATATTTTGTACGGACCGCTTAGTGCAGGTGCTACCACTTTAATGTTTGAAGGTGTACCTACTTGGCCTGATGCGGGCAGGTTCTGGAATATTGTTGACAAATACAAAGTGAATATTCTCTACACAGCACCCACAGCCATCAGAAGTTTGATGGGTTTTGGCTTGGGCCCCGTGCATGGCCACGACCTCAGCAGTTTGAAAGTATTGGGTACGGTTGGTGAACCCATCAACGAAGAAGCCTGGCATTGGTATCATGAACATATTGGCAAGGGCAAATGCCCAATCGTTGATACCTGGTGGCAAACAGAAACAGGTGGTGTGTTGATTTCGAATCTTGCAGGTATTACACCGGATAAAGCCAGTTGGGCAACCTTGCCCTTACCGGGTGTTCAACCCATTCTCGTAGATGAAAATGGCAAAGAAGTAACTGAAATGACGGATGGTGTCATTAAGGGAAACCTCTGTATTAAACATCCCTGGCCATCAACTATCAGAACCACTTATGGTGATCATGAAAGATGTAGAACCAATTATTTCGCAACTTATGAAGACCTATACTTCACAGGTGATGGCGCTTTAAAAGATGCCGATGGTAATTACCGCATTACTGGTCGCGTTGATGATGTATTGAACGTGAGTGGCCACCGCATCGGCACTGCAGAAGTGGAAAATGCCATCAATATGCACTCAGGTGTGGTGGAAAGTGCTGTAGTGGGCTATCCGCATGAAGTAAAAGGACAAGGCATTTATGCTTATGTGATTTATCAAGGCTCGCATGGCGCAGATACACATGGAACAGGCGACTTAGTAAGAAAAGATATCCTACAAACAGTAACACGTATCATCGGCCCAATCGCTAAGCCGGATAAGATTCAGTTTGTCAGTGGACTGCCAAAAACAAGGAGCGGTAAAATCATGCGTCGAATTCTGCGCAAGATTGCTGAAGGTGAAACAGAAAATCTCGGCGATATCACTACCCTGTTGGATCCAGGTGTGGTGGATGAAATCAAACGTGGCAAACTATAAATACAGAAAAGGGGCTTTCGCCCCTTTTTGATTCATCCTAACTAAAAAACAGACACTACTGTATTAAAATCGGTACCCAAGCACTAGATCTAAACGAGTAGTCTTGTTATTATTGGTACCCATATCAATTACTCGCGTATAATCTATACCAACATTAAAGCCTTGTGAAGTCAATAATTCCAGAGATAAATGTGCCAAATGCGGTTTCTGGTATTGATCATTCTTAACAGCATCACTAACACTCACCAGCCTGTATACACCAACTGTATAGGTCGTCAGTGTCTGCAGCACTAGCTTATCTGAAATAGCGTAATCATAGAAGAAAGAGGGGCCAACACCATAGTATAAGCCTTGTGGCTCAATCGTTTTACCATTAATCAATTGTCCCAGATTATTACGCTCAAAATTGTGCGACCCAATCACGAAATCGTTCACATTAAAACCTATTGCTGCACTACTTCTTGTTGGCTTTTTAATATTCCAACCCCAACTGCCAAAACCAAGCAAATGAGATAGGGTTGATTCTTCTTTTCGCTGCACATTTGAGGCATCTTTCAAAACTGCACCCAATAGCGAAAACATATCCCCAACACTTTTATTTTGCCAATAGAATCTTTTCCTACCCTTTTCAAGATTATATCGCTTTGAGGATATTTTAAATGAAATAGCTGTTTTCTGATGACTTGCAGGATAGGGCGCTCCAGGGTTTGATAAATTGGTAACCAATAAGCCAATATCGAAATGACTACCCCCATAAAAGTCTTTCTTCTTTTTTGTACCGTATTTAAAGTCGGCCAATTGCTGGGCACTTGACTCTTGCACTAAAAAGAACAAGCTAAATAAAACACAAATTGCGATTGGGTATGTTATAGCGATTTTCCTCATGAAATATTGATTTAATCTATCCTTGCTACGATACCAACTATTTCAAATTGCTGGCAATCTCTGCCCAAACTGCATCCATGTATTTCTTCGCTGCTGCCACAACGGCTGCCTTATACTTAGAAGAATTCACTTCAACTGCATGCACTTTACTCATAAAGCGATTGTCTACATCATAGACGCGGAAGAAACCTGCGTCTGTACCCCAATCTACTTTTGCTGTTTCTTCTGATTTGAATTTCTGCTTTGGAATGACATCTCCAATCTCAATTGGCTTTTTCAGCATCCAGTTACCCACATTGATATTGGCCATGCTCTGCTTGGCATTCAAAGCAATTAATGTTGCACCACTACTCTCAAAGCCAACAGTGCCCGATGTATTTAACCAATCATTGCCAATCTGTAACCCTGTTTCAGCCACCACTTTGGCACCACCACCCAAACGGCCCAATAATTTACTACCGCCCGATTCTGCCTCGTGAGCAAAAGGCACAGCAATATTCACCGCCAATACGATAGCCCCCCCGAGCTGTTTGGACAGCGGCTGCGCCTTGCTCAAAAAGCCACCTTTTTCCTTGCCATCATCCCTTGTAGCTTTTACCAAATATTCATATCCGGCAGGTGATACCGTTACATATCCATCGAACTGCGATTGGTTCAATGCACCACCGGCTTTACGCTGCCAGCCCTGCATTTCATCTGTTGCAGCTGCAGCATCTACAGACACCAATTCATACCCCGCAGCTTTAACCTTTTCTGTCAAATCTTTGTAGGCCTCATTCACGATATCTACCAAATCCTGCTCTTGCAAACCTTTCAATCCTATTGACAAATTAGCTTCCACATCACTCTTATAGCTTCTGGTATATTCACTACCACCACGGAATCCGCCCACTTTACGCTCCTTATCCAGATACAGTGTTTGAAAATTGAAACGGAACTGACTGATATAAATCTTCTTAGGCGCATCGTCTAGCTTTTTCAAGCCATAATTATTGACCGTTTTTAAGTCAACTTCTCCTATTGATTGTGCATTTGCAGCAAAGAATGAGAGCGAAATGAATAGTGCAAATATTCTACGCATAATTTTGGTTTTAAACGTGAAACTATTATGCGAGTGGAACCTGAACAATACAGCAAATGCTGTATTTACACCCATTTGTACTTATGGGCCAATAAGATTGCCTGTGCTTTGGAATTGATATGCAACTTCTCGTAGATTCTACTAATATGTGTGCGTACGGTTTGCGGACTTATAAATAATTGTGTGGCGATGGCTTTATAGTCCTTACCCTCGACTAACAGCTTTAAGAGCTCCTGCTCTCGATCAGTAAGCGTATCCATCACAGAAGATTCTTTAGCAACTGCAGTGGGTTTTTGGCTGTCTTTCAGCCACTGTAAAGTTTTCCGGGCTATAGCCGGACTCATTGGCGCGCCATTAAGACTGTAGGCGTTCACAATAGCATCATGCAGCATACTGGCAGCATCATCTTTCAGTAAATAGCCACAAGCACCTGCTTTGATGGCTTCGAAAATTTTCTCATCA is drawn from Chitinophagales bacterium and contains these coding sequences:
- a CDS encoding response regulator transcription factor, translated to MIRVAIVDDRLVNRKTIRQSLEQESDIQIVLEAVHGEDFLAQMQGLAEEQYPDLVLMDIDMPVMNGIETIAVASIRFSSTKFLVLTVFDDDEKIFEAIKAGACGYLLKDDAASMLHDAIVNAYSLNGAPMSPAIARKTLQWLKDSQKPTAVAKESSVMDTLTDREQELLKLLVEGKDYKAIATQLFISPQTVRTHISRIYEKLHINSKAQAILLAHKYKWV
- a CDS encoding IS1 family transposase, with product MKIPNCPKCNSNAITRSGIVKDRQRYVCKDCHYYFTVAKEGKSIDPYYVIKALQLHIEGVSYREIERILGVSHVSVMNWVKKYRIKAPENHDYRPTYKVLNHTELTDFLSVAANLKNAGMMITELGDKYMVIKWQRLKSV
- the acs gene encoding acetate--CoA ligase, whose protein sequence is MSYPYQIKSLDDYRQQYQQSIDDPVGFWAGIAEHFQWKQKWENVLDWNFKEPKVEWFKGAKLNITENCLDRHLEKYGDYPAIIWEPNDPEEHHRILTYKKLYEKVCQFAHVLKNNGVQKGDRVCIYMGMIPELAIAVLACARIGAIHSVIFGGFSAQSIADRLYDAQAEYIVTCDGAYRGQKDIPLKSVIDDALIGNRTVKRVIVCTRTRTPVSMIKGRDVWWEDELKKIETLGLHDFEAEPMDAEDPLFILYTSGSTGKPKGVVHACAGYMIYTNYTFVNVFQYQPGDIHFCTADIGWITGHSYILYGPLSAGATTLMFEGVPTWPDAGRFWNIVDKYKVNILYTAPTAIRSLMGFGLGPVHGHDLSSLKVLGTVGEPINEEAWHWYHEHIGKGKCPIVDTWWQTETGGVLISNLAGITPDKASWATLPLPGVQPILVDENGKEVTEMTDGVIKGNLCIKHPWPSTIRTTYGDHERCRTNYFATYEDLYFTGDGALKDADGNYRITGRVDDVLNVSGHRIGTAEVENAINMHSGVVESAVVGYPHEVKGQGIYAYVIYQGSHGADTHGTGDLVRKDILQTVTRIIGPIAKPDKIQFVSGLPKTRSGKIMRRILRKIAEGETENLGDITTLLDPGVVDEIKRGKL
- a CDS encoding MHS family MFS transporter translates to MPTETTNSFSATFVPAGNGAKPDKPVEKGIWSVIGASSVGTLIEWYDFYIFGSLAIIISEKFFPQTNPTAAFLSTLATFAAGFIVRPFGALVFGRLGDIIGRKYTFLLTLVLMGGSTFLIGLIPSYENFAWAPVVILLLRLVQGLALGGEYGGAATYVAEHAPEHRRGYFTSWIQTTATLGLFVSLGVILITRQSMSSEAFSDWGWRLPFLLSILLVIVSIVIRMKMKESPMFSKLKKEGKTSVNPIKESFGHKTNLRMVLLALFGATMGQGVVWYTGQFYAQTFLLKTCNINDVQVNTWIGIGLLLATPFFVVFGALSDRIGRKIIMMVGMLVAIVSYRPIFNAMYDMADVKQKTEIVANTQVATTETPDAKDATKLKKVTTTNKSFTDGSTYKEIKTETFAVSDPAKAIKSDTKKTITLAESYKWKIIGYMFILVLFVTMVYGPIAAFLVELFPTKIRYTSMSLPYHIGNGVFGGLVPFIGTLIYEYSKTTSNPTGDPLAGLWYPIAIAAVCLVIGTLYLSNKIDTDVSDEQNVYVHE